The following coding sequences lie in one Capsicum annuum cultivar UCD-10X-F1 chromosome 5, UCD10Xv1.1, whole genome shotgun sequence genomic window:
- the LOC107872263 gene encoding cysteine proteinase inhibitor 1 gives MTIKFNPILGTLILVVIVTVLLHVCDAQGGLRVVVIVGGWKPITNLTDPEVVEIGKFAVDEHNKEAKTKLEYQEIIKGESQVVSGTNYRLIITAKDGDSPHNYLAEVWNKPWKKFRNLTSFRQCTLQNGEEKCTFT, from the coding sequence ATGACTATCAAATTCAATCCCATTCTCGGGACTCTGATCTTAGTGGTGATTGTCACCGTTCTTCTCCATGTCTGCGATGCACAGGGCGGTCTGAGAGTGGTCGTTATCGTAGGCGGTTGGAAGCCCATAACCAACCTAACGGACCCTGAAGTGGTAGAGATAGGAAAATTTGCGGTGGATGAGCACAACAAAGAGGCGAAGACAAAACTGGAAtatcaagaaataataaaaggaGAAAGTCAAGTTGTTTCCGGAACAAATTATCGACTGATCATTACTGCAAAGGACGGCGACTCGCCACATAACTATTTAGCAGAAGTGTGGAACAAGCCATGGAAGAAATTTAGGAATCTTACTTCCTTTAGACAATGTACTCTTCAAAATGGAGAAGAAAAGTGTACTTTTACCTAA
- the LOC107870107 gene encoding BAG family molecular chaperone regulator 5, mitochondrial — MKSSSRTSFYSCSGAGAGAGAGAATIAYCTEGVQSGPKIIQIPVQSAPEDGDHNAAVKIQSIYRSYVVRNLVKKISAVNSEANFLQRLIQRQETVDAVRSSERERIKMNEALMGLLLRLDSVPGVDPTVRELRRDLSRRIVGLQEILDAVSDTKIQNWDGFLMDWDDVVERMEMDVCKERGGGNELETFCAEHLGLRCLQRFLRDQ, encoded by the exons ATGAAGTCTTCTAGTAGAACTAGCTTCTACTCGTGTTCTGGTGCTGGTGCTGGTGCTGGTGCTGGTGCTGCTACGATTGCTTACTGTACAGAAGGCGTCCAATCTGGTCCGAAGATTATTCAAATTCCGGTTCAGTCTGCACCCGAAGATGGAGATCATAATGCTGCTGTAAAGATACAGTCAATTTACAGATCATACGTAGTTCGAAATCTTGTTAAGAAGATCTCAGCCGTTAATTCTGAAGCTAATTTCTTACAACGTCTTATCCAACGACAG GAAACAGTTGATGCTGTAAGGTCGAGTGAGCGAGAGAGAATCAAGATGAACGAGGCACTAATGGGTCTGCTATTGAGACTAGACTCAGTACCAGGAGTTGATCCAACAGTCAGGGAGCTGAGACGAGACCTGAGTCGCAGGATTGTGGGTCTGCAAGAGATACTAGATGCTGTCTCCGACACTAAAATTCAAAACTGGGATGGATTTCTGATGGACTGGGATGATGTCGTTGAGAGAATGGAAATGGATGTATGCAAAGAGAGAGGCGGCGGCAATGAACTGGAGACGTTTTGTGCTGAGCATTTGGGCTTGCGATGCCTACAAAGGTTTCTCCGCGACCAATGA